One genomic region from Accipiter gentilis chromosome Z, bAccGen1.1, whole genome shotgun sequence encodes:
- the TMEM171 gene encoding transmembrane protein 171, with protein sequence MYPVAVPAPGGEGNNGQHGKLIFFLFVFGAVLLCAGFLLSVFILQSCPSGTFSDCNEVLKAAGPVLAVTGLVCVLLARSRARLYIRQRQLQNEQVYSLIFCRGSCQFAQFLIFGFLFLTSGMLISILGIWVPGCSPSWHSIQLNHTGSSDVDLQGCGFLSLQIMGPLIVLTGLCFFVIAHVKKKQNLNLNQESGESEEHPESPESFQVTVGDAVMVFPPPPPPYFADAVSPTVTHCLMSSGFPTSENPPPYHSIFSDGAQLADDGRTVAVRDYETVYTISGSSSPSDILPMLYLSSESPPQYEEKASITNNEYSPSSSSSSSSISLATSDTSS encoded by the exons ATGTATCCAGTGGCTGTTCCTGCACCAGGAGGTGAAGGAAATAATGGACAACATgggaaacttatttttttcctttttgtttttggaGCTGTGTTGCTCTGCGCTGGATTCCTGCTTTCAGTCTTTATTCTCCAGTCGTGCCCATCTGGAACCTTCAGTGACTGTAATGAGGTCCTCAAGGCTGCGGGGCCGGTGCTTGCTGTAACTGGACTGGTTTGTGTTTTACTGGCACGATCAAGGGCAAGGCTGTATATAAGACAAAGACAATTGCAAAATGAGCAGGTGTACAGCCTTATTTTTTGTCGTGGTAGCTGTCAGTTTGCCCAGTTTCTTATATTTGGATTCCTGTTTTTAACTAGTGGAATGCTAATTAGCATCCTGGGCATTTGGGTTcctggctgcagccccagctggcACAGCATACAGCTCAACCACACCGGCAGTTCTGATGTGGACCTCCAGGGCTGTGGATTCCTGTCACTTCAAATCATGGGACCTTTGATTGTGCTCACTGGGTTGTGTTTCTTCGTGATAGCtcatgttaaaaagaaacaaaacttaaatCTCAACCAAGAATCTGGCGAAAGTGAAGAACATCCTGAGAGCCCTGAATCTTTTCAGGTTACAGTAG GTGATGCTGTAATGGTATTCCCACCTCCACCACCTCCTTATTTTGCGGACGCTGTGTCACCAACTGTGACACATTGTCTTATGTCAAGTGGTTTCCCTACAAGTGAAAACCCTCCACCATACCACTCTATCTTCAGTGATGG AGCACAGCTTGCAGATGATGGAAGAACAGTTGCTGTTAGAGACTATGAAACCGTATATACAATTTCTGGAAGCAGCTCACCGTCAGATATTTTACCAATGCTATACCTCTCCTCTGAATCGCCTCCACAATATGAAGAAAAAGCATCAATAACAAATAATGAATATTCTCcatcttcttcttcatcttcttcatctaTTTCCTTAGCCACATCTGACACCAGCTCATAG